The Desulfoscipio gibsoniae DSM 7213 genome contains a region encoding:
- a CDS encoding DUF4125 family protein — MEELIKKIINLEWNAFTNVQNIGGKASCQEDAQTFKTMRTGQFISWSNNALESYLIDLLQAKANGRDLISEKYARMMKSTSPDDYARIEHLLPGLDPEVTQLMDKIMEIELAWQEEVIKAYPYVTKQGRPLYSREDNKFFTSFETYLRSELATYSSKTLKLYYENRVDQKNKDINGAKITLEYTVKQYGYKSLEDANKKIALVSRQ, encoded by the coding sequence ATGGAAGAATTAATCAAGAAAATTATTAATCTTGAGTGGAATGCTTTTACAAATGTACAGAATATCGGAGGAAAAGCCAGCTGCCAGGAAGATGCACAAACTTTTAAAACCATGCGCACAGGCCAGTTTATTAGCTGGTCGAATAACGCCCTGGAAAGCTATTTAATCGACCTTCTACAAGCCAAGGCCAATGGAAGGGATCTAATATCAGAAAAATATGCCCGGATGATGAAATCAACCTCACCGGACGATTATGCCCGGATAGAACACTTGCTGCCGGGTTTGGACCCGGAGGTCACCCAGTTGATGGATAAAATCATGGAAATTGAACTGGCCTGGCAGGAAGAGGTTATCAAAGCATACCCTTATGTCACCAAACAAGGAAGGCCACTCTATAGCCGGGAGGATAACAAATTTTTCACATCCTTTGAAACATATTTGCGCAGTGAACTGGCTACTTATTCAAGCAAAACTCTTAAATTGTATTATGAAAACCGGGTTGATCAAAAGAACAAAGATATTAACGGCGCCAAAATAACCCTGGAGTATACGGTCAAGCAGTATGGCTATAAATCCTTGGAAGATGCGAATAAAAAAATAGCCCTGGTAAGTAGGCAGTAG
- a CDS encoding sigma 54-interacting transcriptional regulator encodes MIPRIGHIIFHSHLIDICSEAYQDFKNDIGSMEIAQPDPLDEKEILAAAKKLEKKCDILISRVDTVELLSEHLNIPVIARSVTFSNVLDALKTARNKGRRIALVTHHTQEYELSDWPRVLGIEVAKFYYHSRQDALDTIHEVKRFNPDVVVGGVLIASHASDLSLSYEIIQMKKDTIIRSIWKALDVFRAIQKEKEYIREFQLLLDLLHEGFIFLDKDHNITYINNCACQIFKADKANLLNKDLFNVLHDIISPDGVASLQTAVDDQINTPHLGLLLPRKEGSIVANIVRSSLKDPQNKTIITFTETSQLQSIEYKIRKQLSNKGLVAKFSLNDIIGSSKTIRLAKEKASAFANTDSTVLLYGETGTGKEIFAHSIHKLSSRAKGPFVSVNCSALPKELAESELFGYEEGAFTGAKKAGKQGIFELAHEGTLFLDEIGTMPLELQAKLLRVIQEKEISRLGGTRIIPINVRIIAATNNNLETAIQEGVFRQDLYFRLNVLLLRIPPLRERPEDIPLLFNYFVKKFAIKSHTNINTLKDLSLLANYPWPGNVRELENFAERYVALTTYHQPSPFPLEELFEEIRCGLTLSHAKSEPLDTVHINKQTLSEARFASERDLLLKVGEKVNWNRKKMAQMLNISQATLWRKMKKALPEKF; translated from the coding sequence ATGATTCCAAGAATTGGTCATATTATTTTCCATTCTCATTTAATCGATATTTGTTCAGAAGCTTATCAAGATTTTAAGAACGATATAGGGAGCATGGAGATTGCTCAACCTGACCCACTGGATGAAAAAGAAATATTGGCCGCCGCAAAAAAGCTCGAAAAAAAGTGTGATATTCTTATTAGTCGCGTTGATACAGTAGAACTTTTATCTGAACACCTTAATATACCTGTTATAGCTCGCTCCGTTACCTTTTCCAACGTTTTAGATGCTTTAAAAACCGCTCGTAATAAAGGTCGAAGAATTGCCCTAGTTACTCACCATACACAGGAATATGAACTAAGCGATTGGCCGCGTGTTCTTGGTATTGAGGTTGCTAAATTTTATTATCATTCCAGACAAGATGCGCTCGATACCATTCATGAAGTCAAAAGGTTTAATCCCGATGTTGTTGTAGGTGGCGTATTGATTGCCAGCCATGCTTCGGACTTATCGCTTTCCTACGAAATAATACAAATGAAAAAGGATACAATTATTCGGTCCATTTGGAAGGCACTTGATGTGTTCAGAGCTATTCAAAAGGAAAAAGAGTACATTAGAGAATTCCAATTATTACTGGATTTATTGCACGAAGGGTTTATTTTCCTTGATAAAGACCACAATATTACCTATATTAACAACTGTGCTTGTCAGATTTTTAAAGCTGATAAGGCTAATCTGTTGAACAAAGATTTATTTAATGTATTACATGACATTATTTCTCCTGATGGTGTTGCTTCTTTACAAACGGCAGTTGATGATCAAATAAATACCCCCCATCTTGGGCTATTGCTTCCACGCAAAGAAGGAAGCATCGTAGCCAATATAGTTCGTTCTTCCTTAAAAGATCCCCAAAACAAAACTATTATCACCTTTACAGAAACTTCACAGTTACAATCAATCGAATATAAAATACGTAAGCAATTGTCTAACAAGGGTTTGGTTGCCAAGTTTTCCCTTAATGATATTATTGGTAGCAGCAAAACCATAAGACTGGCTAAAGAAAAAGCGTCCGCCTTTGCTAATACCGATTCAACAGTTCTTCTTTATGGCGAAACAGGTACGGGAAAAGAAATATTTGCCCATAGTATCCATAAACTAAGCTCACGAGCTAAGGGTCCATTTGTTTCTGTTAACTGTTCTGCCTTACCTAAAGAGCTAGCTGAAAGTGAACTTTTTGGTTATGAAGAAGGCGCTTTTACAGGCGCCAAAAAGGCTGGCAAACAAGGGATTTTTGAACTAGCGCATGAAGGGACACTTTTTCTTGACGAAATAGGTACCATGCCCCTTGAATTGCAAGCAAAATTATTACGGGTTATTCAGGAGAAGGAAATCTCAAGATTGGGAGGAACAAGAATAATACCTATTAATGTCCGAATTATCGCCGCGACCAACAACAACCTTGAGACGGCTATACAAGAAGGGGTATTTCGTCAGGATTTATATTTTCGCTTAAATGTCCTTCTTTTGCGTATCCCTCCACTGCGGGAACGCCCGGAAGATATACCCTTATTATTTAATTACTTTGTAAAAAAGTTTGCGATAAAATCACATACTAATATCAATACTCTTAAAGATTTATCATTATTAGCTAATTATCCCTGGCCCGGAAATGTTCGCGAATTGGAAAACTTTGCTGAAAGATATGTTGCCCTTACAACTTATCATCAACCCTCCCCTTTCCCATTGGAAGAACTCTTTGAGGAAATAAGATGCGGACTTACACTCAGCCATGCAAAATCAGAGCCCCTTGACACTGTTCATATCAATAAACAAACTTTATCTGAGGCTAGGTTTGCTTCGGAACGTGATCTTTTGCTTAAGGTAGGAGAAAAAGTTAATTGGAACAGGAAAAAAATGGCCCAAATGTTAAACATAAGCCAAGCCACGTTATGGAGGAAAATGAAAAAAGCTTTACCGGAAAAATTTTAA